A window of the Xiashengella succiniciproducens genome harbors these coding sequences:
- a CDS encoding PAS domain-containing hybrid sensor histidine kinase/response regulator, with product MKYLRTSLICIFLMQLSFPVKAEKSDSNGLTDILLINSYHYTFKWTNDITNAVVKELPEADDYRISIEYLDTKRFSFQRQEVLYVEYLKEKYRTLDIKGIICSDNDAFEFVLKHGKEIWGDVPVTFCGVNELFKYDINSTNYFGVEEEIAIAQTLELILTLQPDLKELIVVSDSTLNGILFADQFLRAARAINFPVDYDLIYATSVELLGETLKEVDPEKRAILLLSLYLPRNGAVKDMILEADFLKSCLDVPVYGTWDFLFGGFILGGVINTGEEQGRLAAQLLKRKLAGETFPPGYLVKPTQTMVVDYNKLKYYNIDLSLVPKKALVLHEPENYFRKYRQEILIVCSVLGFLIVINIILLRLLNEKRIAEAKLRKSEERLELALDGANVGLWDIDLENKAVYINKWVSGLLGYGDSGIARVTIGDWIKTCHPDDLGQVNEVLHMHLSGKVHDFNTETRLQTSSGEYKWFSLHGKVVEVDQNSTPRRMIGLMLDIDMQKQFEEQLRIAKEKAEESDRLKSSFLANVSHEIRTPMNAILGFSDILLDASIQKEDSLKFLSLIRSSGESLLALINDIIDISKIESGQFNIVIGKFDLHLLFDKISHIASTLINTYNRDIELIIEKGVDQASLFIESDQYRLEQIINNLISNAIKFTSRGHVKLSYTIPDNNTLEIRVTDTGRGISKEDQGVIFERFRQINPDPKINIGGTGLGLAISKSITELLGGTICVDSAPDQGATFRVRIPCKYL from the coding sequence ATGAAGTACCTGCGGACTTCTCTGATCTGTATCTTTCTTATGCAGCTTTCTTTCCCCGTAAAGGCGGAGAAATCTGACTCCAACGGTCTTACTGACATCCTGCTTATTAACTCCTACCATTACACATTCAAATGGACCAATGACATTACCAATGCAGTGGTAAAAGAGCTGCCTGAGGCAGATGATTACAGGATCTCAATTGAATATCTCGACACCAAACGATTTAGCTTCCAACGTCAGGAAGTCTTGTATGTTGAATACCTTAAGGAAAAATACAGGACTCTGGATATCAAAGGAATAATTTGCAGCGATAATGATGCATTTGAGTTTGTGTTAAAACATGGGAAGGAGATATGGGGTGATGTACCTGTAACTTTCTGCGGGGTAAACGAGCTCTTCAAATATGACATCAACAGTACAAACTACTTTGGTGTGGAAGAGGAAATAGCAATCGCTCAAACTCTTGAACTGATATTGACTTTGCAACCGGACCTTAAAGAACTCATAGTTGTGAGTGATTCAACCCTTAATGGAATTCTCTTTGCAGATCAGTTTCTTAGAGCAGCCCGTGCTATTAATTTCCCAGTGGATTACGATCTTATTTATGCCACTTCAGTCGAGTTGCTGGGTGAAACGTTAAAGGAAGTAGACCCGGAGAAGAGGGCAATTCTTCTTCTAAGTCTTTATCTGCCAAGGAACGGAGCAGTAAAAGATATGATATTGGAAGCCGATTTCCTAAAAAGTTGCCTTGATGTACCCGTTTACGGTACCTGGGATTTCCTTTTCGGTGGTTTTATATTAGGGGGAGTTATCAATACTGGTGAAGAACAGGGGCGACTTGCCGCTCAACTTTTAAAGAGGAAGCTGGCAGGAGAGACTTTCCCTCCCGGTTATCTGGTCAAACCCACACAGACCATGGTTGTAGATTACAACAAACTGAAATATTATAATATAGATCTTTCTCTTGTTCCAAAAAAAGCCCTTGTGCTTCACGAACCTGAGAACTACTTCCGTAAATACAGGCAGGAAATTCTGATAGTATGTTCTGTGCTAGGCTTCCTTATAGTAATCAATATCATCCTGCTCAGGTTGCTCAACGAAAAGAGGATTGCCGAAGCCAAGCTACGCAAGAGTGAGGAGCGGCTGGAACTGGCTCTTGATGGGGCGAATGTAGGATTATGGGATATTGATCTGGAAAACAAGGCTGTATATATCAACAAATGGGTATCAGGGCTGCTTGGATATGGCGATTCTGGAATTGCTCGTGTCACTATTGGAGACTGGATTAAGACCTGTCACCCTGACGACCTTGGCCAGGTCAACGAAGTGCTCCATATGCACCTCAGTGGGAAGGTTCATGATTTTAACACCGAGACGCGCTTACAAACTTCATCTGGAGAATATAAGTGGTTCTCACTGCATGGCAAGGTGGTTGAAGTAGACCAGAATTCTACACCACGTCGTATGATTGGTCTAATGCTTGACATAGACATGCAAAAGCAGTTTGAAGAACAACTCAGGATAGCTAAAGAAAAGGCAGAGGAAAGCGACAGGCTTAAGTCGTCCTTCCTTGCAAATGTATCTCACGAGATAAGAACCCCTATGAATGCCATTCTGGGTTTCTCTGATATACTTCTTGATGCCTCAATCCAAAAGGAAGACAGCCTTAAGTTTCTTAGCCTTATACGCTCAAGCGGAGAAAGTCTGCTTGCACTTATCAATGATATTATAGATATCTCAAAGATTGAGTCGGGTCAGTTTAATATTGTCATTGGCAAGTTTGACCTACATCTACTCTTCGATAAAATATCCCATATTGCTTCTACTCTGATTAACACATACAACAGAGACATTGAGTTGATTATTGAGAAAGGTGTGGATCAGGCATCCCTGTTTATTGAAAGTGATCAGTACAGACTGGAGCAGATTATAAACAACCTGATAAGCAATGCTATTAAATTCACTTCACGCGGACACGTAAAACTAAGCTATACTATTCCCGACAACAACACCCTCGAGATCAGGGTCACTGATACAGGTCGGGGTATTAGCAAGGAAGATCAGGGCGTAATCTTCGAAAGATTCAGGCAGATCAATCCTGATCCCAAAATCAATATTGGTGGAACTGGCTTGGGGCTTGCGATAAGCAAGAGTATCACTGAACTATTGGGTGGAACAATATGCGTTGATTCTGCTCCTGACCAGGGAGCTACATTTAGAGTACGGATACCTTGCAAGTATCTATAG
- a CDS encoding SixA phosphatase family protein, translating into MKKLILARHAKTEPLSDAGTDFERKLKKRGITDAGLVAVDLKRRGYIPELIISSPARRAMQTAKIYAANFGIPEEDIVVAGIIYDGDTTERMIAAIAELARDTSTLMVVGHNPDMARLSMLLSSQEFYHYPTSAVTVISFPVMTWQEVEVGRGKADYFTYPRMLKDLGTL; encoded by the coding sequence ATGAAGAAACTGATTCTAGCGCGACATGCCAAGACAGAACCCTTAAGTGATGCAGGAACCGACTTTGAAAGAAAGCTTAAGAAAAGAGGGATTACAGATGCAGGGTTGGTTGCTGTTGATCTGAAGAGGCGTGGATACATCCCTGAGTTGATAATATCAAGTCCTGCCAGAAGGGCAATGCAGACTGCAAAGATTTATGCAGCCAACTTTGGTATCCCTGAGGAAGACATCGTTGTTGCGGGGATTATCTATGATGGCGATACTACTGAGCGCATGATTGCCGCTATTGCGGAACTGGCTCGAGATACCTCAACCTTGATGGTCGTGGGGCATAATCCAGATATGGCTCGATTAAGTATGTTACTTTCTAGTCAGGAGTTTTACCATTACCCGACATCTGCAGTAACAGTTATTTCATTTCCCGTAATGACGTGGCAAGAAGTCGAGGTTGGCAGGGGTAAGGCAGATTATTTTACCTATCCCCGAATGCTCAAGGATCTGGGCACTCTCTAA
- the ppk1 gene encoding polyphosphate kinase 1, which yields MRYTPRYFNRDISWLSFNHRVLEEAKSKNNPLFERLKFLAIYSSNLDEFYKVRVAEYKYDVDYDELDDPNSDSPVKVVREINRIVREQLEEFSRIFHEEILTEMRKEGIILYQGNMPPDPEHQQFIREYFYREVIPYLQPILLTKGTRSFLRDNRLYLAIRLYRKKRGADNGSNRRPRYALVKLPYTDVKRFIRLPDKDGCYHFLFLEDLVRFNLQELFPGYDIDSSYCVKLLRDADLGIKDEFSGNLVEKIRKNLGRRKVGEPALFTYDRSIPEDFLAFLQDVIGVYKEDLLAGERYLNFQDFFSFPNPFAPRLQLNHPQPIHPYELEQIGSMFAAIREKDRILHYPYQSFDYLIKFLNEAAQDPKVYAIKVTQYRVASNSAVVNSLISAARNGKQVSVFVEVKARFDEENNLTLARLMSEAGVRIIYSLPGLKVHAKLALVLRRSGNERKRSFAYLSTGNFNEKTARQYADHGFFTCKEDIIRDLENLFSYFENPKFRPEFTKLWVTRFNFKNELRRRIDREIELARQGKKGYILVKLNGIQNKPLINLLYKASEAGVKIDMIIRGICCLVPNQKFSRNINLRRIVDSYLEHGRIIVFGNDGAPEVYLTSADWMNRNINRRIETTFPVEDEDIKKELFDILDLQLRDNVSARLINENLENIPIVADGMEPIRAQWDTYKMLIEKETRFQNNNL from the coding sequence ATGAGATATACTCCAAGATATTTCAATCGTGACATTAGTTGGCTGTCCTTTAACCACAGGGTGCTGGAAGAAGCTAAGTCAAAAAACAATCCCTTGTTTGAAAGACTTAAGTTCTTGGCTATCTATTCATCCAACCTTGATGAGTTTTACAAGGTCAGGGTTGCTGAGTATAAGTATGATGTCGATTACGATGAGCTTGACGACCCGAATAGTGATTCTCCAGTTAAAGTAGTAAGGGAGATTAACAGGATTGTACGAGAACAACTGGAGGAGTTCTCCCGCATATTTCACGAAGAGATACTGACTGAGATGAGAAAGGAGGGTATTATTCTTTACCAGGGTAATATGCCGCCAGATCCGGAGCATCAGCAATTTATCCGCGAGTATTTTTATAGGGAGGTTATTCCCTATCTGCAACCAATATTGCTGACAAAGGGTACACGGTCATTCCTGCGTGACAACCGTCTGTATCTTGCAATTCGCCTATACAGGAAAAAACGTGGTGCAGACAATGGCTCAAACCGACGTCCGCGTTATGCTCTGGTCAAGCTTCCTTATACAGATGTGAAGCGATTTATCAGGCTTCCTGACAAGGATGGATGTTATCATTTCTTATTTTTGGAGGATCTCGTAAGATTTAATCTTCAGGAGCTCTTTCCCGGCTACGATATTGACTCAAGCTATTGCGTTAAGCTGCTCAGGGATGCAGACCTGGGAATAAAAGATGAATTTTCAGGCAATCTTGTAGAGAAGATTCGTAAGAATCTGGGTCGTCGTAAGGTTGGTGAACCGGCTTTGTTTACCTATGACAGAAGTATCCCTGAGGATTTTCTTGCCTTTCTGCAAGATGTAATTGGTGTGTACAAAGAGGATCTTTTGGCTGGTGAGCGTTATCTCAATTTCCAGGATTTCTTTTCTTTTCCCAACCCGTTTGCACCAAGGCTGCAACTTAACCATCCGCAGCCTATACATCCCTATGAACTGGAGCAGATCGGTTCAATGTTCGCAGCCATCAGGGAGAAGGACAGAATTCTGCACTATCCCTATCAGTCCTTTGACTACCTGATCAAGTTTCTTAATGAGGCCGCCCAGGATCCCAAAGTGTATGCGATCAAGGTGACTCAGTATCGTGTAGCAAGTAATTCGGCAGTGGTCAACTCCCTAATAAGTGCAGCTCGTAATGGCAAACAGGTAAGTGTTTTCGTGGAGGTAAAAGCCCGGTTTGATGAGGAGAATAATCTGACGTTGGCAAGGCTGATGTCTGAAGCCGGGGTGAGGATTATTTACAGCCTTCCAGGCCTGAAGGTTCATGCCAAGCTGGCTCTTGTACTTAGGCGGAGCGGCAATGAACGTAAACGTTCATTTGCCTATCTGAGTACCGGTAACTTCAATGAGAAGACGGCAAGGCAATATGCTGATCACGGTTTCTTTACATGTAAGGAAGATATTATAAGGGATCTTGAAAACCTGTTTTCATATTTTGAGAATCCTAAGTTCAGACCTGAATTTACAAAGCTATGGGTAACCCGCTTCAATTTCAAAAATGAGCTAAGGAGGAGGATAGACCGTGAGATAGAGTTGGCTCGTCAGGGTAAGAAAGGTTATATTCTGGTTAAGTTGAACGGGATTCAAAACAAGCCCCTGATCAACCTGTTGTACAAAGCGAGTGAGGCTGGAGTGAAGATAGATATGATAATTAGGGGTATCTGTTGTCTTGTGCCCAATCAGAAATTTAGTCGTAATATTAACCTTAGAAGAATCGTTGACAGCTATCTTGAGCATGGCCGGATAATTGTCTTTGGCAATGATGGAGCTCCAGAGGTATATCTGACCTCAGCAGACTGGATGAACCGTAATATCAACAGGAGGATTGAGACTACATTCCCAGTGGAGGATGAGGATATTAAGAAGGAACTATTTGATATCCTGGATCTTCAGCTTAGGGATAATGTGAGCGCAAGGTTGATTAACGAAAATTTGGAGAATATTCCAATTGTTGCTGATGGGATGGAACCGATCAGGGCACAATGGGATACCTATAAGATGCTGATTGAGAAGGAAACAAGATTTCAAAACAATAATTTATAG
- a CDS encoding metallophosphoesterase family protein codes for MKKIGLLSDTHAYFDPRFLSVFSEVDEIWHAGDIGSDDVLDQLEAFKPVRAVWGNIDGASLRRRLREKLRFTCEGVDILMCHIGGYPGKYDARVKADIYAHPPKLFICGHSHILKVMNDKTLGLLHINPGAAGKYGFHTVRTAVRFVLDNGNIRDLEVIEFAIKS; via the coding sequence ATGAAAAAGATTGGGCTATTATCAGATACACATGCATATTTCGACCCGAGGTTTCTCAGTGTCTTTTCAGAGGTAGACGAAATATGGCATGCCGGTGATATAGGGTCGGATGATGTTCTTGATCAGTTGGAAGCCTTCAAGCCTGTACGGGCAGTATGGGGAAATATAGACGGCGCCTCCTTGCGCCGTCGTCTCCGGGAAAAGTTACGCTTTACATGCGAGGGGGTGGATATACTGATGTGTCACATCGGAGGTTATCCAGGCAAGTACGATGCCCGTGTAAAGGCGGATATTTACGCACATCCACCAAAACTATTCATTTGTGGCCATAGCCATATTCTCAAAGTGATGAATGACAAAACTTTAGGATTGCTTCACATCAATCCTGGGGCTGCCGGAAAATATGGTTTTCATACTGTCAGAACTGCAGTTCGCTTCGTCCTCGATAACGGAAATATAAGGGATTTGGAGGTTATTGAGTTTGCCATCAAGAGCTAA
- the mnmA gene encoding tRNA 2-thiouridine(34) synthase MnmA, whose protein sequence is MSVSKKRVVVGLSGGVDSSVAAYVLKQQGYDVVALFMRNWHDTTGVLKADCPWLDDKFDAEAVARKLDIPFHFVDLSEQYRAKVVDYMFAEYERGRTPNPDVLCNREIKFDVFMDEAMKLGADFVATGHYCRKEVIDVDGRPVYRLLAGSDHNKDQSYFLCQLSQKQLEKALFPIGDLEKPEVRRIAAELKLVTAHKKDSQGICFVGKVDLPVFLQQKLQAKKGKVYLIPTDCSLYSREPKGDLTLLSDSELDVLATSYPHTPAMGKVIGDHNGAHFYTIGQRKGLNIGGFPEPLFVIGIDVVENAVYTGMGQDHPGLFRRVLKVDHDEVHWVRPDLAMQLGEKRRFDIRIRYRQPLQGGVALMREGGLYVIFDEAQRGITPGQFAALYDGEELIASGAII, encoded by the coding sequence ATGAGTGTGAGCAAGAAGCGTGTAGTCGTAGGTTTATCCGGAGGGGTTGATTCCAGTGTTGCTGCATACGTACTAAAGCAACAGGGTTATGATGTTGTTGCTTTGTTTATGAGAAACTGGCACGACACGACTGGTGTGCTGAAGGCTGATTGTCCATGGCTTGACGATAAGTTTGATGCCGAAGCAGTAGCACGCAAGCTGGATATTCCATTTCACTTTGTTGACCTGAGTGAGCAATACCGGGCCAAAGTGGTTGACTATATGTTTGCCGAATATGAACGTGGTCGCACGCCCAACCCTGATGTCTTATGTAATAGGGAAATCAAGTTTGATGTCTTTATGGATGAGGCTATGAAACTGGGTGCTGATTTTGTTGCTACAGGACATTACTGCCGTAAGGAAGTAATAGATGTTGATGGTCGTCCTGTTTACCGCTTGCTGGCAGGTAGTGACCACAATAAGGATCAGAGTTACTTCCTCTGCCAGCTGTCTCAAAAGCAACTTGAAAAGGCTCTATTCCCCATAGGTGATTTGGAGAAACCGGAAGTGAGGAGGATTGCTGCCGAACTAAAACTAGTGACAGCTCATAAAAAAGATTCACAGGGTATTTGCTTTGTAGGAAAGGTTGACCTGCCTGTATTCCTGCAGCAGAAGCTCCAGGCAAAGAAGGGCAAAGTCTATCTGATTCCTACTGACTGCAGCCTTTATTCACGTGAGCCCAAAGGTGATCTTACTTTGCTCAGTGACTCAGAGCTTGATGTTCTTGCTACCAGTTATCCTCATACACCTGCAATGGGAAAGGTAATTGGAGATCATAATGGTGCACATTTCTATACTATAGGTCAGCGCAAAGGACTTAATATTGGCGGTTTTCCTGAACCTTTGTTTGTTATCGGAATTGACGTTGTCGAGAATGCTGTCTATACCGGAATGGGACAGGATCATCCGGGGCTATTCCGTAGGGTACTGAAGGTCGACCATGACGAGGTCCACTGGGTTCGTCCGGATCTAGCCATGCAACTAGGTGAGAAGAGGCGTTTCGATATTCGCATCCGTTACCGTCAGCCACTTCAGGGAGGAGTTGCCCTGATGAGAGAAGGGGGACTGTATGTGATCTTTGACGAAGCCCAGAGAGGCATTACTCCGGGTCAGTTTGCTGCACTTTATGATGGCGAAGAACTGATTGCTTCCGGAGCAATTATCTAA
- a CDS encoding TonB-dependent receptor yields MYKLTSLLLALLCPIISFANEVYSIKGLVTDNENRPMPGAHILVSGTSLGVASAPDGSFIIDNLPSGTYTLNTSFAGYNTEYITIQVPSEEPVLINLRPAVYNINQIVVTGTRNPKPLKDSPVLTQVLTTGSLEAADMPEVATALENTLPGIEFSYGAYGSNINMFGLSGNYVLFLRDGNRLAGENNGNIDYSRLTLLGTDRIEIVRGASSVLYGSNAMAGVVNIISAPQMDPVSVEIYSRQSNFNTNLTEAKAGFKLGDFVSRTTYKYNHTDGYDLNDLAYDGRTLERTTTHRLAQQFRWTPGHRLEMEAAGSIFKSHVDASLPLRNNKLNDDKDIVIGGKYHINRNSTLEAVWHYDNYRIFEKENQDLSLQYDNRYQNARLTGDIKINNSTRLVAGVEYQEEALEAPRSRIYDKIYNHEQVGYAQSEFTVNPNFTLTAGFRVNFISDHGSHTTWQSAAMYKAGAVTLRANVGTGYRAPTLKEKHMVYQAPTSFPIYVYGNPDLQPETSLYTAVSAEVSFTSLNFSVNVYRNSVREMIIEVMRPYNPSQDPVMDYYYENIENAEIKGVELIFLWKPVNRIIVRGGYGYTHSHDLKIDRQLTGSRKHNGNININYGFRHKYLSAINLQGNYYGAMTRSIYDQDTGEETTDDLDHFTLWKALITVKAAQPLSIQFGVDNIFNFTDPETFATFSPGRTIFVSARFSL; encoded by the coding sequence ATGTATAAGCTCACTTCACTACTACTGGCACTTCTGTGCCCAATAATAAGCTTTGCCAACGAAGTTTATTCAATCAAAGGACTTGTAACTGATAATGAAAACCGGCCAATGCCGGGTGCACATATCCTTGTAAGCGGCACATCCTTAGGTGTGGCTAGCGCACCTGACGGAAGTTTTATAATAGACAATCTGCCTTCAGGCACTTATACGCTCAATACGAGTTTCGCAGGATACAATACTGAGTACATTACAATACAGGTCCCATCTGAGGAGCCTGTTTTGATAAATCTAAGACCGGCTGTTTATAATATAAACCAGATAGTGGTAACGGGGACCAGAAACCCAAAGCCGCTGAAGGACTCACCTGTGCTTACCCAGGTGTTGACTACCGGCAGCCTCGAGGCTGCCGATATGCCTGAGGTTGCCACTGCTCTTGAGAATACTTTACCAGGCATTGAGTTTTCTTACGGTGCTTATGGTAGTAACATCAATATGTTTGGCTTATCAGGCAACTATGTGCTATTTCTTAGAGATGGGAACAGGCTTGCAGGAGAGAATAATGGCAACATAGATTATAGTCGTTTGACCCTGTTGGGCACAGACCGTATTGAGATAGTACGAGGTGCAAGTTCGGTACTCTACGGCTCCAACGCCATGGCAGGGGTTGTCAATATAATAAGTGCCCCTCAGATGGATCCGGTAAGCGTAGAAATCTACTCAAGACAAAGTAATTTCAACACAAACCTCACAGAGGCTAAAGCAGGATTTAAGCTGGGTGACTTCGTGTCACGCACCACTTATAAGTACAATCACACTGATGGATACGATCTCAATGATTTGGCATACGACGGTCGTACTTTGGAGAGAACAACAACTCATCGACTGGCTCAGCAGTTCAGATGGACACCAGGCCACAGGCTTGAAATGGAGGCTGCTGGATCAATATTTAAAAGTCATGTTGATGCCTCTTTGCCATTGAGAAACAACAAACTAAATGACGACAAGGACATTGTGATCGGTGGTAAGTATCATATCAACCGCAACAGCACTCTGGAAGCTGTGTGGCACTATGACAACTACCGCATCTTCGAAAAGGAGAATCAGGATCTGTCTCTGCAATATGACAACCGCTACCAAAATGCCAGGTTAACTGGTGATATCAAGATAAATAACAGCACTCGTCTGGTTGCCGGTGTGGAATACCAGGAGGAAGCTTTAGAGGCTCCTCGTAGCAGAATCTATGACAAGATCTACAACCACGAGCAGGTAGGTTATGCACAAAGTGAGTTTACTGTTAACCCCAATTTCACATTGACTGCAGGATTCAGGGTAAATTTCATTTCAGACCACGGGTCTCATACCACATGGCAGAGCGCCGCAATGTACAAAGCCGGGGCAGTAACTCTTAGGGCCAATGTAGGGACAGGCTACAGAGCCCCGACTCTCAAAGAAAAACATATGGTATACCAGGCTCCTACCTCCTTCCCAATATATGTCTATGGTAATCCGGACTTACAGCCGGAAACCAGCCTATATACTGCAGTGTCAGCTGAAGTAAGTTTCACTAGCCTGAACTTCTCAGTCAATGTGTACCGTAACTCTGTCAGGGAAATGATTATTGAAGTGATGAGGCCCTATAACCCTTCACAGGATCCGGTAATGGATTATTACTACGAGAATATTGAAAATGCTGAGATTAAGGGTGTGGAACTTATCTTCCTCTGGAAGCCGGTTAACCGTATAATTGTCAGAGGTGGCTACGGCTATACCCATTCACATGACCTGAAGATAGACCGACAATTGACCGGAAGCCGCAAACACAATGGAAATATCAATATCAACTACGGTTTCAGACACAAATACCTGTCAGCAATTAATCTCCAGGGCAACTATTACGGAGCTATGACAAGATCCATCTATGATCAGGATACAGGTGAGGAAACTACTGACGACCTTGATCACTTCACACTATGGAAAGCATTGATAACGGTAAAGGCTGCCCAGCCACTAAGTATACAATTTGGAGTGGATAATATCTTCAATTTTACAGATCCTGAAACATTTGCAACATTCAGTCCGGGAAGGACAATCTTTGTTAGTGCACGATTTAGCTTATAG
- the dnaN gene encoding DNA polymerase III subunit beta — translation MKFVVSSSELLTHLQAISRAISSKSQLPVLDCFLFDLKGYELSMTASDLEVTMTTRMATESTEGDGRLAFPSKILLEILKKLPEQPLRFEANLDTLTVDIFSERGKYNFVGQPAEDYPSIPEVEEDKASKIRVPASLLLTGINKTLFATADDELRPVMNGILFEFSPENLTFVSSDSHKLVRYRRLDANCAFEASFILPKKPASLLKNVLPRETGDVEIEFDNKNAFFNLPNYMLVCRLVEGNYPSYNAVIPHDNPNKVVIDRIDLSNTLGRVSIFSSQSSNLVKLHLTSNEVVISAQDIDFSISAFEKLNCQYEGQEMEIGFKSVFLADILDNISSDDIVIEMSDPSRAALILPIEKSENEDELMLLMPMMINV, via the coding sequence ATGAAGTTTGTAGTATCGAGTTCTGAACTGCTGACACATTTGCAGGCAATAAGCAGGGCCATATCTTCCAAGAGCCAGCTTCCCGTTTTGGATTGCTTTCTCTTTGATCTTAAGGGATATGAGTTGAGCATGACTGCTTCTGACCTTGAAGTTACCATGACTACCAGGATGGCAACTGAGAGCACCGAAGGTGACGGACGACTTGCCTTTCCATCTAAAATATTACTTGAAATACTTAAGAAACTGCCTGAACAACCATTGCGTTTTGAGGCAAATCTTGACACACTTACTGTGGATATCTTTTCTGAAAGGGGTAAGTATAATTTCGTTGGTCAACCCGCAGAAGATTATCCGTCAATACCCGAGGTTGAAGAAGACAAGGCCAGCAAGATCAGGGTTCCTGCTTCGCTGTTGCTTACCGGTATCAACAAGACTCTCTTTGCTACTGCTGACGATGAACTGCGTCCTGTGATGAATGGTATCTTGTTTGAGTTTTCACCCGAGAACCTGACATTTGTTTCATCAGATTCACACAAGCTGGTTCGTTACCGCAGACTTGATGCTAACTGCGCTTTTGAGGCATCCTTCATTCTTCCCAAGAAGCCGGCATCTCTGCTGAAGAATGTACTACCACGTGAAACTGGGGATGTTGAAATTGAATTTGACAACAAAAACGCTTTCTTCAACCTGCCCAACTATATGTTGGTTTGCCGTCTGGTAGAAGGCAACTATCCAAGCTATAATGCGGTAATACCTCATGATAATCCAAATAAAGTGGTTATTGACCGCATAGATCTTTCAAATACACTGGGACGCGTTTCGATTTTCTCAAGCCAGTCCTCCAACCTGGTCAAGTTGCACCTGACTAGCAATGAGGTTGTGATCTCGGCTCAGGACATTGACTTCTCAATTTCGGCTTTTGAAAAGCTTAACTGCCAGTACGAAGGTCAGGAAATGGAAATAGGCTTTAAGTCAGTATTCCTAGCCGATATCCTTGACAATATTTCATCAGATGATATAGTGATCGAGATGTCTGATCCGTCAAGAGCTGCACTTATTCTTCCAATCGAAAAGAGCGAGAATGAGGATGAGCTTATGCTTCTGATGCCAATGATGATAAATGTGTAA